The DNA window TGCGATTGCCTTTGCATATTCATCATAGAGCATATCGGTAAAGATCTCCTCTCCTTGCCCGGCATCAATAAAGCCTGATTTATCAATTGTTTTTCTTAATCCCTCAAGGAGTTTTGAAATAAATATTGTCTCAAATTCAACACAGGCAGACCTTAGTTTCTTTTGATCTGCCTGTGTCTTGTAAAGGTTTAATGGATAAGATTCTATCTTCATTACTTCTTCACTTTCTTTTCTTTCTTTTCCTTCTTATCCTTCTTTGGCTTCTTTGTTTTCTTCTCCTTCATCTTTTTCACCCCCATTACATTATTATAATTTCAGCAAATAATGCACCTGCCTCCTTCATTGCCTGAAGGATAGAGACAACATCTGATGGATTTGCACCAATAGCATTCAATGATGAAACAATCTCTGAGACAGTTATTCCCTCATTCATCAAAATAACGCTTCCCTCTTTCTTCCCCTTTTCCTCTTTGCTTATAACAACCGAAAGATTTCCATGTGATATGGCACATTTTGAAACCCTTATTTCTTCTCCCATTACAATGGTTCCCGTCCTCTCATTTATTACAATCTTTGCCTCGCAATCTGGTTTTACAGATAGGTTTTGGATAATTGAGGTAAAGGATACAGGATCATTTTTAAAATCCTCTGGAATCTCTATCTCAACAAGGGATGGGTCAATTGCCTTTGCTATATTTCCAAGATGGAGGTTTATTACATCTACTATGGATGAAGCGCTTGTAAAATCTGGGTTTTTAAGGTATAAAGATATTATTTTGTTCTTAAATATCTCATCTGCCACCTCCCTTTCAATTACCGCACCATCTGTTATCCTTGCTACAGTTGGATGTGTTTTAGTAAGCTTTCCCATTGATATTGGACCCTGGGCAATTGCATAGACAACGCCATCGGGACCAACTAGGGGTGTTTGGATAAGGATTCCGCCAGATAGGTCTTTACAATCACCAATGGATGATATGGTAATGCTTATCTTTGCTCCCTTTCTTGTAAATGGAGGAAGCTCACAAGAGACCATAACAGCCGCTACATTCTTTACCTTCATCTTTGTCTTATCAACATATATGCCAAAATTGGCAAGCATATTGGCAATAGAATTGGCAGTAAAAAATGTCCCTTTGGAGTCCCCCGTTCCATTTAAGCCTACAACAAGGCCATAGCCAATTATCTGATTCGTTGTCATCCCCTTGATATTCGTAATCTCCTTTATCCTTACTGCAGGCATCGCAAAAATCCCTGCCCCTATTAGTATAAAAATTAAAACCTTACTTTTGACTTTTGACTTTTGACTTTTGACTTTCATCAAAATATCCACCCGAAAAGCTTT is part of the bacterium genome and encodes:
- a CDS encoding flagellar basal body P-ring protein FlgI; translated protein: MPAVRIKEITNIKGMTTNQIIGYGLVVGLNGTGDSKGTFFTANSIANMLANFGIYVDKTKMKVKNVAAVMVSCELPPFTRKGAKISITISSIGDCKDLSGGILIQTPLVGPDGVVYAIAQGPISMGKLTKTHPTVARITDGAVIEREVADEIFKNKIISLYLKNPDFTSASSIVDVINLHLGNIAKAIDPSLVEIEIPEDFKNDPVSFTSIIQNLSVKPDCEAKIVINERTGTIVMGEEIRVSKCAISHGNLSVVISKEEKGKKEGSVILMNEGITVSEIVSSLNAIGANPSDVVSILQAMKEAGALFAEIIIM
- a CDS encoding rod-binding protein, encoding MKIESYPLNLYKTQADQKKLRSACVEFETIFISKLLEGLRKTIDKSGFIDAGQGEEIFTDMLYDEYAKAIAQNGSLGLAEMMYKDILHKTKLHYK